A genome region from Dictyoglomus sp. includes the following:
- the nusA gene encoding transcription termination factor NusA, whose protein sequence is MKLGEDFWVVLEQIIKEKKINKETIIEALRRALLSAFKKAYGTSKGARVEIDLANQEIKIYVTKKVVEKVKDPIAEMSLEESRVINENSQQGDEVEIEVEPQEFGRIAVQVAKQVIIQSLKEAERKVLYEKYKTKEGEIISGSILRVERGNVYVRLPDIEAILPYKEQIPTENYWIGRRIRAYLLEVQKTTKEPLIILSRSHPGFLKRLLELEVPEIKEGIIEIINVVRDPGIRAKVAVHSTYPEIDPIGACIGYKGVRIQNIVNELNGEKIDLIQWSKDPAEFIARSLSPAKPIRVELKEDEKKALVIVPPEQLSLAIGKDGQNVRLAVRLTSWKIDVRTESSERVENKAIIKE, encoded by the coding sequence ATGAAATTAGGGGAAGACTTCTGGGTAGTTTTAGAACAAATAATAAAAGAAAAGAAAATAAATAAAGAGACAATAATTGAGGCTCTAAGAAGAGCTCTTCTTTCTGCTTTTAAAAAAGCATATGGAACAAGCAAAGGAGCAAGAGTGGAGATTGATCTTGCTAATCAAGAGATAAAAATTTATGTAACAAAAAAAGTTGTCGAAAAAGTTAAAGATCCAATAGCAGAGATGTCTTTAGAAGAAAGCAGAGTTATTAATGAAAATTCTCAACAAGGAGACGAGGTAGAGATAGAAGTAGAGCCTCAAGAATTTGGAAGAATTGCAGTTCAAGTAGCAAAGCAAGTAATAATTCAAAGTTTAAAAGAGGCAGAAAGAAAAGTTCTTTATGAAAAGTATAAAACAAAAGAAGGAGAGATTATAAGTGGCTCTATTTTAAGGGTAGAAAGAGGAAACGTGTACGTAAGACTTCCAGATATAGAAGCAATTTTACCATATAAAGAACAAATACCTACGGAAAATTATTGGATAGGAAGAAGAATTAGAGCTTATTTATTAGAAGTTCAGAAGACAACAAAAGAGCCTCTTATTATTCTATCTAGGAGTCATCCTGGATTTTTAAAAAGACTTCTAGAATTAGAAGTTCCTGAAATAAAGGAGGGAATAATAGAGATCATTAATGTTGTAAGAGATCCTGGGATTAGAGCAAAAGTAGCAGTACATTCTACTTATCCTGAAATTGATCCTATAGGTGCTTGTATTGGGTATAAAGGAGTTAGAATCCAAAATATAGTTAATGAGCTAAATGGAGAAAAGATTGACCTAATTCAGTGGAGTAAAGATCCAGCAGAGTTTATTGCAAGAAGCCTCAGCCCTGCTAAACCAATAAGAGTTGAACTAAAAGAGGATGAAAAAAAAGCATTAGTTATTGTTCCTCCTGAACAATTATCTCTTGCGATAGGTAAAGATGGACAGAATGTAAGACTTGCAGTAAGACTTACATCTTGGAAGATAGATGTGAGAACAGAATCTTCAGAAAGAGTAGAAAATAAGGCTATTATTAAAGAATGA
- a CDS encoding YlxR family protein, which yields MSSRRHIPIRTCIGCEEKKPKREMIRIVRQNEDIFIDPTGKASGRGAYICVNLDCLEKAIKKKALSYALRCFISPEILEILKRDLQQEILKRGEKNEKKNL from the coding sequence ATGAGTAGTAGAAGACATATTCCTATTAGAACATGTATAGGATGTGAAGAAAAAAAGCCTAAAAGAGAAATGATTAGAATTGTAAGGCAAAATGAGGATATTTTTATTGATCCGACAGGAAAGGCTTCGGGAAGAGGAGCATATATATGCGTAAATTTAGACTGTCTAGAAAAAGCCATAAAGAAAAAAGCTTTGTCTTATGCATTAAGATGTTTTATATCTCCAGAAATATTGGAAATTTTAAAGAGAGATTTACAACAAGAAATATTAAAACGGGGGGAGAAAAATGAGAAAAAGAATTTATGA
- the infB gene encoding translation initiation factor IF-2 produces the protein MRKRIYELSKELGIESKELLKILSDLGVNIKSALNIIDEETEEIIKDLLKKEETPISPPKTEIKEKKEEVIEKVEKKEKVLRISGALTVREIAELLNIPSTKLILELMEMKIMANINQLLEPDIIKKIGEKFGYKVEETKIKEIQKKKELTPEELQRLKPRPPVVVVMGHVDHGKTTLLDAIRQTNVADKEFGGITQHIGASVVEHQGKKIVFLDTPGHEAFTALRARGAQVTDIAVLVVAADDGVMPQTIEAINHARAANVPIIVAINKIDKPEANPERVKQQLSELGLIPEEWGGDTIMIPVSAKRKQGIENLLEMILLVADIHELRADPEAIPKGVIIETRIDKGRGPVGTVIVQEGTLKIGQYFIAGEVKGKIRTMFDDKNRPLKEAPPSQPVEVSGFEELPQAGDILQVVRDEKEAEEILEEKKKRKESSTFEIVGLGEKILPIIIKADTQGSLEAILQTIGKMDTEEITIKVIHSGIGSITESDVMLASASKALIIGFNVRPDNKGNEALSRERVQAKTYRIIYEIIDDLNNIIRGFKKPEIKEVIIGRAEVKATFNIPRVGTVAGVYVREGKIQRNAKVRLLRDGKIVYDGKIASLKRFKEDVTEVLTNFECGVGLENFGDIKPGDQLEIYILQTQ, from the coding sequence ATGAGAAAAAGAATTTATGAGTTAAGTAAAGAATTAGGAATAGAAAGTAAAGAATTATTAAAAATTCTTTCAGATTTAGGGGTAAATATTAAATCAGCTTTAAATATAATTGATGAAGAAACTGAGGAGATAATAAAAGATTTATTAAAAAAGGAAGAAACCCCTATTTCTCCCCCTAAAACAGAGATAAAGGAGAAGAAAGAGGAAGTAATAGAAAAAGTTGAAAAAAAAGAAAAAGTTTTAAGAATCTCTGGAGCTCTAACTGTAAGAGAAATCGCAGAGCTTTTAAATATTCCTTCAACTAAATTAATTTTAGAGCTTATGGAAATGAAAATTATGGCAAATATTAATCAACTTCTGGAACCCGATATTATTAAAAAAATAGGTGAAAAATTTGGATATAAAGTAGAAGAAACAAAAATCAAAGAAATTCAAAAGAAAAAAGAATTAACTCCTGAAGAACTGCAAAGATTGAAGCCTAGACCTCCTGTGGTAGTTGTTATGGGACATGTGGACCATGGAAAGACAACTCTATTAGATGCTATAAGACAGACAAATGTTGCAGATAAAGAGTTTGGCGGTATCACCCAACATATTGGAGCATCAGTAGTAGAACATCAAGGAAAAAAAATAGTTTTTTTAGACACACCAGGACATGAAGCCTTTACGGCATTGAGAGCACGAGGAGCTCAGGTTACAGATATTGCTGTTTTAGTTGTTGCTGCAGATGATGGCGTAATGCCACAAACTATCGAGGCTATTAACCATGCAAGAGCAGCTAATGTTCCCATAATCGTTGCTATAAATAAAATTGATAAACCTGAAGCAAACCCAGAAAGAGTTAAACAACAACTTTCAGAATTAGGCTTGATCCCAGAAGAATGGGGTGGAGATACTATAATGATTCCTGTATCCGCTAAAAGAAAACAAGGAATTGAAAATCTCTTAGAGATGATTTTATTAGTAGCAGATATACATGAGTTAAGAGCAGATCCAGAAGCAATTCCTAAAGGAGTTATTATTGAAACTAGAATAGATAAAGGGAGAGGTCCCGTAGGAACTGTAATTGTCCAAGAAGGAACATTAAAGATTGGACAATATTTTATTGCGGGTGAAGTAAAAGGTAAAATAAGAACAATGTTTGATGATAAGAATCGTCCTCTTAAAGAAGCTCCACCATCTCAACCAGTAGAAGTTTCAGGTTTTGAAGAACTTCCTCAAGCAGGAGATATATTGCAGGTAGTAAGAGATGAAAAAGAAGCGGAAGAAATTCTAGAAGAGAAAAAGAAAAGAAAAGAAAGTTCTACTTTCGAAATTGTGGGTTTAGGAGAAAAAATTCTTCCTATAATAATAAAAGCAGATACTCAAGGATCTTTAGAAGCTATTTTACAAACTATAGGTAAAATGGATACCGAAGAGATTACTATTAAAGTAATCCATTCAGGAATTGGAAGTATAACAGAAAGTGATGTTATGCTTGCTTCTGCCTCAAAAGCATTAATTATTGGTTTTAATGTAAGACCAGATAATAAAGGTAATGAAGCTTTATCTCGAGAGAGAGTTCAAGCAAAAACATATAGAATAATATATGAAATAATAGATGATCTAAATAATATTATAAGAGGATTTAAGAAACCTGAGATTAAGGAAGTTATTATTGGAAGAGCAGAAGTAAAAGCTACTTTTAACATTCCAAGAGTCGGGACTGTAGCAGGTGTTTACGTAAGAGAAGGAAAAATACAGAGAAATGCAAAAGTAAGGCTTTTAAGAGATGGAAAAATCGTCTACGATGGAAAAATAGCGTCTTTAAAAAGATTTAAAGAAGATGTCACTGAAGTTTTAACAAATTTTGAGTGTGGTGTTGGGTTAGAAAACTTTGGAGATATAAAGCCAGGGGATCAATTAGAGATTTACATATTACAAACTCAATAA
- a CDS encoding DUF503 domain-containing protein: protein MIIGVCRIVLSIPESFSLKDKRRVKRSIVEKVRNKFNVSIAEIEAQDNIRELILGISCISTDSNQIYRVLSDVIKLVEKEKDSFIVDYEINIL from the coding sequence ATGATTATTGGTGTGTGTCGCATAGTCTTGTCTATTCCTGAGAGTTTTTCATTAAAAGATAAAAGAAGAGTTAAGAGAAGCATAGTAGAGAAAGTAAGAAATAAATTTAATGTTTCCATTGCAGAGATTGAAGCTCAGGATAATATAAGAGAACTTATTCTGGGAATAAGTTGTATTTCTACAGATTCAAATCAAATATATAGAGTGCTTTCTGATGTGATAAAATTAGTGGAAAAAGAAAAAGATAGTTTCATAGTGGATTATGAAATAAATATCTTATAA
- the rbfA gene encoding 30S ribosome-binding factor RbfA has translation MKQRRERLGELLRIEISEILLKRVKDPRISSFVSITEIKLSKDLRYAHVFVSIFGDEKTKRETLTGLESAKGFIRSEIGKDLRIRFIPEIIFELDDSLERGDRILKIIKTLESNEED, from the coding sequence TTGAAACAAAGACGAGAAAGATTAGGAGAACTATTAAGGATTGAAATTAGCGAAATTCTTTTAAAAAGGGTTAAAGATCCAAGAATTTCTTCTTTTGTTTCCATAACTGAAATAAAATTAAGTAAAGATTTAAGATATGCTCATGTCTTTGTGAGTATATTTGGGGACGAAAAAACAAAAAGAGAGACTTTAACCGGTTTGGAAAGTGCAAAGGGTTTTATAAGAAGTGAAATAGGAAAGGATTTGAGAATAAGATTTATACCTGAAATTATTTTTGAACTTGATGATTCTTTGGAAAGAGGAGATAGGATTTTAAAGATAATAAAAACCTTAGAATCAAATGAAGAAGACTAA
- a CDS encoding bifunctional oligoribonuclease/PAP phosphatase NrnA yields the protein MKSIWEIINKENNFLLVTHKNPDGDAIGSILALYYYLKDKKKEVYLYLPNGIPHIYQFLIFEELQIFDGFQNLNFKVAIFLDCGDIERIGENNAFLKRIPLIINIDHHPTNTFFGNLNFVDTKVSSTTEILSNLFFRNKENINQKVAQCLLTGLITDTGSFRFSNTTTNSFRTAIKLMEKGAEVAYISQQVFERKNLSSLYLLGKALLRLKLKNDIAFSFITKEDMEEYHSKIEDTEGIIDTLRMLKEAKVVIFLYPLSPSKTKISLRSKSSHIDVGLFAKKFGGGGHKEAAGFEKEGRPQDIVLNVVKDLLEFIMEYEPLFIDK from the coding sequence TTGAAGAGTATTTGGGAAATTATAAATAAAGAAAATAATTTTTTACTTGTAACCCATAAAAATCCTGATGGAGACGCTATAGGTTCTATTCTAGCCTTGTATTATTATTTAAAAGATAAGAAAAAAGAAGTATATTTGTATCTTCCTAATGGAATCCCTCATATTTATCAATTCCTAATTTTTGAGGAACTACAGATATTTGACGGATTTCAGAATTTAAATTTTAAGGTAGCTATCTTTCTTGATTGTGGAGATATTGAAAGAATAGGAGAAAACAATGCTTTTCTAAAAAGAATACCATTAATAATTAATATTGACCATCATCCAACAAATACTTTCTTTGGTAATTTAAATTTTGTAGATACAAAAGTATCATCAACTACAGAAATCCTATCAAATCTTTTTTTTAGGAATAAAGAAAACATAAACCAAAAAGTCGCTCAATGTCTTCTTACAGGTTTAATTACAGATACAGGAAGTTTTAGATTTAGTAATACAACCACAAATTCTTTTAGAACTGCAATTAAGCTTATGGAAAAGGGAGCAGAGGTTGCATACATTTCCCAACAAGTATTTGAAAGGAAAAATCTTTCTTCTTTATATTTGTTAGGAAAGGCACTTCTTCGATTAAAATTAAAAAATGATATTGCCTTTAGCTTTATAACAAAGGAAGATATGGAGGAGTACCATTCTAAAATTGAGGATACTGAAGGAATTATAGATACATTAAGAATGCTTAAAGAAGCTAAAGTAGTCATTTTTTTATATCCTCTATCTCCTTCTAAGACAAAGATAAGTTTAAGATCAAAATCTTCTCATATTGATGTGGGTTTATTTGCAAAAAAATTCGGAGGAGGAGGACATAAAGAAGCTGCAGGATTTGAAAAAGAAGGAAGACCTCAAGATATAGTTTTAAATGTAGTTAAAGACTTGTTAGAATTTATAATGGAATATGAACCACTTTTTATTGATAAATAA
- the truB gene encoding tRNA pseudouridine(55) synthase TruB, producing MNHFLLINKPPGITSFTVVKKIREITGIKKVGHMGTLDPRACGLMIIGLDKAVKLEEYLLTFKKTYIVEMVFGIGSETYDREAKKFTYEPQNLNEKDLEIIIKSFVGEREQIPPTFSALHIKGKRAYELARKGEEFSLPKRKIVIYNADLKYFEKNIFSRAIVEFCVSSGTYIRSLIRDIGKILNIPVITSFLLRTQIGKFHINNALPYKNLEKNWKENLISAVDMLDLPSFLVLKDAIQKVRNGNPIKIKEVKNFFNCSNPILLVDENKELLAIAYYDGNLIKPKKVFN from the coding sequence ATGAACCACTTTTTATTGATAAATAAGCCACCAGGTATTACTTCTTTTACAGTAGTAAAAAAAATAAGAGAAATAACAGGAATTAAAAAAGTAGGCCATATGGGGACCTTAGATCCTCGTGCTTGTGGGCTAATGATTATAGGTTTAGATAAAGCAGTAAAATTAGAAGAATATCTGTTAACTTTTAAAAAAACATATATAGTAGAAATGGTCTTTGGAATAGGTAGTGAAACCTATGATAGAGAAGCAAAAAAGTTTACATATGAACCCCAAAATTTAAATGAAAAGGATTTAGAAATAATTATCAAATCTTTTGTGGGAGAAAGAGAACAAATTCCGCCAACCTTCTCTGCTTTGCATATAAAGGGAAAAAGAGCTTATGAATTAGCAAGAAAAGGAGAAGAATTTTCTCTTCCAAAAAGAAAAATAGTTATATATAATGCAGACTTAAAATACTTCGAGAAAAATATCTTTTCAAGAGCTATTGTCGAATTTTGTGTATCTTCAGGAACATACATAAGAAGTTTAATAAGAGATATAGGAAAAATTTTAAATATTCCTGTAATTACTTCTTTTCTTTTAAGAACTCAAATTGGTAAATTTCACATAAATAATGCTCTCCCTTATAAAAATCTAGAAAAAAATTGGAAAGAAAATCTTATTTCAGCAGTAGATATGTTAGATCTTCCGTCCTTTCTAGTGCTTAAGGATGCTATTCAGAAAGTAAGGAATGGAAATCCAATAAAAATTAAAGAGGTTAAGAATTTTTTTAATTGCTCTAACCCTATACTATTGGTTGATGAAAATAAAGAACTATTAGCAATTGCATATTATGATGGTAATTTAATTAAACCTAAGAAGGTTTTTAACTAA
- a CDS encoding bifunctional riboflavin kinase/FAD synthetase — protein sequence MLENYISKIKLNNLEEKKEFAITIGVFDGLHRGHQAILRELRKIAFENNLNSAVLSFEDSFSKNIKELSEFLLTNKEKEEFLSLLGLDYFFLIKFFPGLKKLTPEDFIKEILKLVSVKYICVGENFRFGYERRGDLEILRKLGSIYKFEVISFPLLREKEEVLSSSLIRKFLKEGNVEKAKKMLGYSFFIRGKIVEGEKLGRKIGFPTANIMPHEKKLFLSNGIYRGKIIIDDKFYTSAIYLGTKPTFNYHDRILEVHILDYNENIVGKEVEITFEEFIREERKFSSVEALKKQILRDIEYIKEKKEGKIYIITIDGPAGSGKTTIARLLAKSLNFDYLDSGALYRAVGWLAKQENLIYEEDILEIIKEKPFKWEWDGESFKISYKGREISKIIKTDEIGNEASKIGGMPKIRQILTMWQREYFEQIKKGLVLEGRDSGTVVFPNADLKLYITANLKTRAERRAKELEENFEKVLNSIKERDKRDTERIYSPLKIPQDAFIIDTSNSYPEDILKKIISLFVKIV from the coding sequence ATGCTAGAAAATTATATTTCCAAGATTAAACTTAATAATTTAGAAGAAAAAAAAGAATTTGCAATTACAATTGGAGTGTTTGATGGTCTTCATAGAGGACATCAAGCGATTTTAAGAGAATTAAGAAAAATAGCTTTTGAAAATAATTTGAATTCTGCTGTTCTTTCTTTTGAAGATAGTTTTTCTAAAAATATTAAAGAGTTATCAGAATTTCTTCTCACAAATAAGGAAAAAGAAGAATTTTTAAGCCTCTTGGGTTTAGATTACTTTTTTTTAATAAAATTTTTTCCAGGATTAAAAAAATTAACTCCAGAAGATTTTATAAAAGAAATTTTAAAATTAGTCTCTGTTAAATATATATGCGTTGGAGAAAATTTCAGATTTGGATATGAAAGAAGAGGAGATTTAGAGATTCTCAGAAAACTTGGTTCTATATATAAATTTGAAGTTATTTCTTTTCCTTTACTTAGAGAAAAAGAAGAAGTCTTATCAAGCAGTTTAATTAGAAAATTTTTGAAAGAGGGAAACGTTGAAAAAGCTAAGAAAATGCTTGGATATTCTTTTTTTATCCGAGGAAAAATTGTAGAAGGAGAAAAGTTAGGAAGAAAAATCGGTTTTCCAACTGCTAATATTATGCCTCATGAGAAAAAACTATTTCTCTCTAACGGAATATATAGAGGAAAAATAATTATTGACGATAAATTCTATACTTCTGCCATATATCTAGGAACTAAGCCTACTTTTAATTATCACGATAGAATCTTAGAAGTTCATATATTAGATTATAACGAAAATATTGTTGGAAAAGAAGTTGAAATAACATTTGAAGAGTTTATAAGAGAAGAAAGAAAATTTTCTAGTGTAGAAGCCTTAAAAAAGCAAATTTTAAGAGATATAGAATATATAAAAGAAAAAAAGGAAGGAAAGATTTATATAATAACAATTGATGGACCTGCAGGTTCTGGAAAAACTACTATCGCAAGACTTTTAGCAAAATCCTTAAACTTTGACTATTTAGATAGTGGTGCCCTCTACAGAGCAGTGGGATGGCTTGCAAAGCAGGAAAATCTAATCTATGAAGAAGATATTCTTGAAATTATAAAAGAAAAACCCTTTAAATGGGAATGGGATGGGGAAAGTTTCAAAATTAGTTATAAAGGAAGAGAAATTTCAAAAATAATAAAAACTGATGAGATAGGAAATGAAGCTTCAAAAATTGGAGGTATGCCTAAAATTAGACAAATTCTAACTATGTGGCAAAGAGAATATTTTGAACAGATCAAAAAGGGATTAGTATTAGAAGGAAGAGATAGCGGAACAGTAGTTTTTCCTAATGCGGATTTGAAACTATATATCACTGCAAATTTAAAAACAAGAGCAGAAAGAAGAGCAAAGGAACTAGAAGAGAATTTCGAAAAAGTATTAAATTCTATAAAAGAAAGAGATAAAAGAGACACTGAAAGAATATATTCCCCCCTTAAAATTCCTCAAGATGCTTTTATAATTGACACTTCAAATTCATATCCCGAAGATATACTTAAAAAAATTATATCGTTGTTTGTTAAGATAGTATGA